A genomic window from Streptomyces sp. 846.5 includes:
- a CDS encoding acyl-CoA dehydrogenase family protein, whose translation MRRTIFTEEHELFRETARTYYLRECAPYAAQWERDGQVSRAAWAAAGKAGLIGWELPEEYGGQDIHDFRYNAIMAEEMAATGSVGIGLGLQNDVLPPYLARLTTEEQKARWLPGVVSGETVCALALSEPGAGSDLRAISTTARREGDQWVVDGSKTFITNGILADLVVVACKTDPQAGHKGISLIVVERGAEGFERGRKLDKVGMKAQDTAELFFHQVRVPAENLIGQEGRGFYHMMQNLPTERLAIAVSSLAAAERAFEITLEYAKSRTAFGQPIGSFQANRFALADVRAKLNAARGYVDGCIMALVDGHLTADDAAAAKYWTSETSWQVIDRCLQLFGGYGYVNEYEIARIWRDNRVQRVFGGTSEIMQEIVGRSLGL comes from the coding sequence ATGCGCCGCACGATATTCACCGAGGAACACGAGCTGTTCCGGGAGACCGCGCGCACGTACTACCTGCGCGAGTGCGCGCCGTACGCCGCGCAGTGGGAGCGCGACGGCCAGGTCAGCCGTGCCGCGTGGGCCGCCGCGGGCAAGGCCGGGCTGATCGGCTGGGAGCTGCCCGAGGAGTACGGCGGCCAGGACATCCACGACTTCCGCTACAACGCGATCATGGCCGAGGAGATGGCCGCGACGGGCTCGGTCGGCATCGGCCTGGGCCTGCAGAACGACGTCCTGCCGCCGTACCTGGCCAGGCTCACCACCGAGGAGCAGAAGGCCCGCTGGCTGCCGGGCGTCGTCAGCGGGGAGACCGTCTGCGCACTGGCCCTGTCCGAGCCGGGCGCCGGCTCGGACCTGCGCGCCATCAGCACCACCGCCCGCCGCGAGGGCGACCAGTGGGTCGTCGACGGCTCCAAGACCTTCATCACCAACGGGATCCTCGCCGACCTGGTCGTCGTCGCCTGCAAGACCGATCCGCAGGCCGGCCACAAGGGCATCAGCCTGATCGTGGTCGAGCGCGGCGCCGAGGGCTTCGAGCGCGGCCGCAAGCTCGACAAGGTCGGCATGAAGGCCCAGGACACCGCGGAGCTGTTCTTCCACCAGGTACGGGTGCCGGCTGAGAACCTGATCGGCCAGGAGGGCCGCGGTTTCTACCACATGATGCAGAACCTGCCGACCGAGCGGCTGGCCATCGCGGTCAGCTCGCTCGCGGCGGCGGAGCGCGCGTTCGAGATCACCCTGGAGTACGCGAAGTCCCGCACCGCCTTCGGGCAGCCGATCGGCAGCTTCCAGGCCAACCGGTTCGCCCTGGCCGATGTCCGGGCCAAGCTCAACGCGGCCCGCGGCTACGTCGACGGCTGCATCATGGCGCTGGTCGACGGCCACCTGACCGCCGACGACGCGGCGGCGGCCAAGTACTGGACGTCGGAGACGTCCTGGCAGGTCATCGACCGCTGCCTGCAGCTGTTCGGCGGGTACGGCTACGTCAACGAGTACGAGATCGCCAGGATCTGGCGGGACAACCGGGTGCAGCGGGTGTTCGGCGGGACCTCCGAGATCATGCAGGAGATCGTCGGCCGCTCACTGGGGCTGTGA
- a CDS encoding MaoC family dehydratase N-terminal domain-containing protein, whose translation MTDSTPPQPRTDVEPLVRGMTYEEMPVGRSFRTARRTVTETDLVTFVNWGGFNEPLFLDASHAAEGGYTGRLVPGGMVYCIAEGLVLQTNVLHGTGLAFMHMELTVKQPVYVGDTLYAVVETTASRPASTGARGVVTSRIGVRNQRDEEVLVYTPVRLIRGKDYSPAAR comes from the coding sequence ATGACCGACAGCACCCCACCGCAGCCCCGTACCGACGTGGAACCCCTCGTCAGGGGCATGACCTACGAGGAGATGCCGGTGGGCCGGTCCTTCCGGACCGCCCGGCGGACCGTGACCGAGACCGATCTGGTCACCTTCGTCAACTGGGGCGGCTTCAACGAGCCGCTGTTCCTCGACGCCTCGCACGCCGCCGAGGGCGGTTACACCGGTCGGCTGGTCCCCGGTGGGATGGTCTACTGCATCGCCGAGGGACTGGTGCTGCAGACCAATGTGCTGCACGGCACCGGCCTGGCCTTCATGCACATGGAACTGACGGTCAAGCAGCCGGTGTACGTGGGCGACACCCTCTACGCCGTCGTCGAGACCACCGCCTCCCGTCCGGCGAGCACAGGCGCCCGCGGCGTCGTCACCAGCCGCATCGGCGTGCGCAACCAGCGGGACGAGGAAGTCCTCGTCTACACACCGGTGCGGCTGATCCGCGGCAAGGACTACTCCCCTGCAGCACGCTAG
- a CDS encoding CoA transferase produces the protein MTPRALDGIRVLDLGRVLAAPLAAQLLGDLGADVIKVERPGTGDDSRAYGPPFLDSADGPDVAAFYLSCNRNKRSITIDHSTPGGQRLLRRLAAKSDVLIENFRPGVLARYGLDHVSLAAVNPGLVYCSITGYGQDGPYSDRPGYDGVFQAMSGMMSVSGLPDAVPGGGPMKVGVSMVDILTGLYAGNAILAALHHRGVNGGTGQYIDLSLLDCGLASLSHYAQNYLVSGEVPERRGNGGYGGIPSQSFRCADGEIFLVASTKRQFDALCEVVRRPDLAEDARFATVSARIAHRGELLKILDEILLTRNAADWIGELEAADVPVSPVNSLPEVFANPQIRHRGMRTTVEHGRAGGIDLLSNPIRLSRTPIDCYDAPPDLGGDTADVLASVLGMGDEEIERLRADAVI, from the coding sequence ATGACCCCGCGAGCGTTGGACGGCATACGCGTGCTGGACCTGGGCCGGGTGCTCGCGGCGCCGCTCGCCGCACAGCTGCTGGGCGATCTCGGCGCGGACGTGATCAAGGTCGAACGCCCCGGCACCGGCGACGACTCCCGCGCCTACGGGCCGCCGTTTCTCGACTCCGCCGACGGCCCGGACGTCGCCGCGTTCTATCTCAGCTGCAACCGCAACAAACGGTCGATCACCATCGACCACTCCACACCCGGAGGACAGCGGCTGCTGCGACGCCTGGCGGCCAAGTCGGACGTGCTGATCGAGAACTTCCGACCGGGCGTCCTGGCCAGGTACGGGCTCGACCATGTGTCGCTCGCGGCGGTCAACCCAGGTCTCGTCTACTGCTCGATCACCGGCTACGGCCAGGACGGGCCCTACTCCGACCGCCCCGGCTACGACGGGGTCTTCCAGGCCATGTCCGGAATGATGAGCGTCTCGGGGCTGCCGGACGCCGTGCCGGGCGGCGGCCCGATGAAGGTGGGGGTGTCGATGGTCGACATCCTCACCGGCCTCTACGCCGGCAACGCGATCCTGGCCGCCCTGCACCACCGCGGCGTCAACGGCGGTACCGGGCAGTACATCGACCTGTCCCTGCTCGACTGCGGGCTGGCCTCGCTGTCCCACTACGCACAGAACTACCTGGTCTCGGGAGAGGTACCCGAGCGGCGCGGCAACGGCGGCTACGGGGGGATCCCCTCGCAGTCCTTCCGCTGTGCCGACGGGGAGATCTTCCTGGTCGCTAGCACCAAGCGGCAGTTCGACGCGCTGTGCGAGGTGGTTCGACGGCCCGACCTCGCCGAGGACGCCCGCTTCGCCACCGTCTCGGCCCGCATCGCCCACCGCGGCGAACTGCTCAAGATCCTCGACGAGATCCTGCTGACCAGGAACGCCGCCGACTGGATCGGCGAACTGGAGGCCGCGGACGTCCCGGTGAGCCCGGTCAACTCCCTGCCCGAGGTGTTCGCCAACCCGCAGATCCGGCACCGCGGCATGCGGACCACCGTCGAGCACGGGCGGGCCGGCGGGATCGACCTCCTGAGCAATCCGATCAGGCTGTCGCGGACGCCGATCGACTGCTACGACGCGCCGCCCGACCTGGGCGGCGACACCGCCGACGTGCTCGCGTCCGTCCTGGGAATGGGCGATGAGGAGATCGAGCGCCTCCGGGCCGACGCGGTGATCTGA
- a CDS encoding enoyl-CoA hydratase/isomerase family protein, protein MTDPYGDFSRLTFERPAPGVLRLVLDAPNLNAVDARMHSELADVWPVVDRDEETRAVLVQGAGKAFSAGGTFDSIEDMTAHYAVRARVMREARDMVYGVMNCSKPVVSAIHGPAVGAGLVIGLMADISVVGRRAKIVDGHTRLGVAAGDHAALCWPLLCGMAKAKYYLLTCEVLTGEEAERIGLVSRCVDDDQVHAEALRVATSLAAGSASAISWTKRSLNHWYRTAAPIFESSLGLEFFGFGGFDVAEGVASHREKRSPDFVTMGEKNPLEL, encoded by the coding sequence GTGACCGACCCCTACGGCGACTTCAGCCGGCTGACCTTCGAACGGCCCGCGCCGGGCGTACTGCGCCTGGTTCTGGACGCCCCCAACCTCAACGCGGTGGACGCGCGGATGCACAGCGAACTGGCCGACGTCTGGCCGGTCGTCGACCGTGACGAGGAGACCCGGGCGGTCCTGGTCCAGGGCGCGGGCAAGGCGTTCTCGGCCGGCGGCACCTTCGACTCGATCGAGGACATGACCGCGCACTACGCGGTGCGAGCACGGGTCATGCGGGAGGCCCGCGACATGGTCTACGGAGTCATGAACTGCTCAAAGCCGGTGGTGTCCGCCATCCACGGTCCTGCCGTCGGCGCCGGTCTGGTGATCGGCCTGATGGCCGACATCTCGGTGGTGGGCCGCAGGGCGAAGATCGTCGACGGGCACACCCGCCTCGGCGTCGCGGCCGGTGACCACGCGGCGCTCTGCTGGCCGCTGCTCTGCGGCATGGCCAAGGCCAAGTACTACCTGCTCACCTGCGAGGTGCTGACCGGCGAGGAGGCCGAGCGGATCGGCCTGGTGTCCCGCTGCGTGGACGACGACCAGGTCCACGCGGAGGCCCTGCGCGTGGCGACCTCGCTCGCCGCCGGTTCGGCCAGCGCGATCAGCTGGACCAAGCGCTCACTCAACCACTGGTACCGCACCGCCGCCCCGATCTTCGAGTCGTCCCTCGGCCTGGAGTTCTTCGGCTTCGGCGGATTCGACGTCGCCGAGGGCGTGGCGTCCCACCGCGAGAAGCGCAGTCCGGACTTCGTCACCATGGGCGAGAAGAATCCGCTGGAACTCTGA
- a CDS encoding glucose 1-dehydrogenase, whose amino-acid sequence MSERETVALVTGAGRGIGEAIADRLAARGSAVAVCDLDAVAAAKVAARLTEQHGVPALAVATDIADSASVRAAVARVVAELGPVDVLVNNAAVDVVERFVDSREETWDRIIAVNLRGTITMTRAVLDLMIERERGRIIHIASDAGRVGSSGEVVYSATKGGVIAFGKALAREVARYGITVNSVCPGPTDTALLGQVAEYSQKMVDATVRAVPLRRIAEPADIAGVVAFLASDDAAYMTGQTLSVSGGLTMV is encoded by the coding sequence ATGAGCGAGCGGGAGACGGTGGCTCTCGTCACCGGAGCGGGTCGGGGCATCGGGGAAGCCATCGCGGACCGGTTGGCCGCCCGCGGCAGCGCGGTCGCGGTGTGCGACCTCGACGCGGTGGCGGCGGCCAAGGTCGCCGCCCGGCTGACCGAGCAGCACGGTGTCCCCGCGCTCGCGGTGGCGACGGACATCGCCGACAGCGCCTCGGTACGCGCCGCCGTCGCCCGGGTGGTCGCCGAGCTCGGCCCGGTGGACGTCCTGGTCAACAACGCCGCCGTCGATGTCGTCGAACGGTTCGTCGACAGCCGCGAGGAGACCTGGGACCGGATCATCGCCGTCAACCTGCGCGGCACCATCACCATGACCCGGGCCGTGCTGGACCTGATGATCGAACGCGAGCGCGGACGCATCATCCACATCGCCTCCGACGCCGGCCGGGTCGGCTCCTCGGGCGAGGTGGTCTACTCCGCGACCAAGGGCGGTGTCATCGCCTTCGGCAAGGCGCTCGCCCGCGAGGTGGCCCGCTACGGCATCACCGTCAACAGTGTGTGCCCCGGCCCCACCGACACCGCGCTGCTGGGCCAGGTCGCCGAGTACAGCCAGAAGATGGTCGACGCCACCGTGAGGGCGGTCCCGCTGCGCCGGATCGCCGAACCGGCGGACATCGCCGGGGTGGTGGCCTTCCTCGCGTCCGACGATGCCGCGTACATGACCGGGCAGACGCTGTCGGTCAGCGGCGGCCTGACGATGGTCTGA
- a CDS encoding branched-chain amino acid ABC transporter permease/ATP-binding protein, protein MLRFALLGLGLGALYALTAQGIVLVYRGSGVLNFAHGAIGMSAAYLQWELAANAGVPYWAAVACGVLGAGVLGVLTHLLVMRPLRRASSLARLVGTLAVFIVLTAVAVQRYGDSVQLVPGRLPSGLVHIGGAIVSEDRFWLLAIAVAATLVLHVVYRRTLFGLGTTAVAENQGAAASLGWSSDVVAAANWGIGSALAGLTGILIVPVIGLSVHGLTDLLLSALAAALVGRFSSFPVTLAGGLVVGVAQSELTRYSTSVTGLAASVPFLVIALVLVVRGHALPLRGTFLERLPAIGTGRVRPVPLAVVVAVALLLVSQSSPVWADSITTTMVQALIILSVVVVTGYAGQVSLAAYALAGTGAFIAGHAAADWGLPFELALAAGIVGTVPIGLLFALPAIRTRGVNLAIITLGLGTTLEVMVFQNTGLATSSGSDGIVVGKQSLFGVDISGVDHPQLYAALVLLLFVVAVLVVANIRRSRTGRRLIAVRANERAAAALGISIRSAKLYAFGLSAALAALAGVLSGFRSTSVVLADFASFNSITVLGLAVIGGAGFLVGPLFGATFAAGTVGARFGDLLVPGLSAWMPLIGGIVLLLTLLGNQDGIGREVSTRAAALAGRLAPLIMRERGRSAKPTAVPAASPVAPDAGRATPLLLRVAGLTVRYGGVVAVDGLSFDIEPGRIVGLIGPNGAGKTSAIDAVTGFTRAASGSVHLGGRDVTRSPVHRRAGAGLSRSFQSLELFEDMTVRDNLYAACDRPGRLTFLTDLVRPGSRPLPAQVLAAVREFGLDAALDRSVGDLSYGERRLLAIARAVATSPSVLLLDEPAAGLSDDETRELAHLVRQLADERGIGVLLVEHDVDMVMNVCDRVVVLDFGRPISSGTPEEVRRDPAVRAAYLGDFSPAEAPDQVTAPVSGRRSPA, encoded by the coding sequence ATGCTGCGCTTCGCGCTCCTCGGCCTGGGGCTGGGCGCGCTGTACGCACTCACCGCGCAGGGCATCGTGCTGGTGTACCGGGGCTCGGGCGTGCTCAACTTCGCCCATGGCGCCATCGGTATGAGCGCCGCCTACCTGCAGTGGGAACTGGCCGCGAACGCCGGTGTGCCTTACTGGGCTGCGGTCGCCTGCGGCGTGCTCGGGGCGGGGGTACTGGGGGTGCTCACCCATCTGCTGGTGATGCGTCCGCTGCGCCGCGCCTCGTCGCTGGCCAGGCTGGTCGGCACGCTGGCGGTGTTCATCGTGCTCACCGCTGTCGCAGTCCAACGCTACGGTGACAGCGTGCAGTTGGTGCCGGGTCGGCTGCCCTCCGGGCTGGTGCACATCGGCGGTGCGATCGTGTCCGAGGACCGGTTCTGGCTGCTCGCGATCGCCGTCGCGGCCACGCTGGTGCTCCATGTCGTCTACCGGCGCACCCTGTTCGGCCTGGGCACCACGGCTGTCGCGGAGAACCAGGGCGCGGCCGCCTCGCTCGGCTGGTCCTCGGACGTGGTGGCCGCCGCCAACTGGGGCATCGGCTCCGCGCTCGCGGGCCTGACCGGCATCCTGATCGTCCCGGTCATCGGCCTCTCGGTGCACGGCCTGACCGACCTGCTGCTCAGCGCGCTGGCCGCCGCGCTGGTGGGCAGGTTCTCGTCGTTCCCGGTCACCCTGGCCGGCGGTCTGGTGGTCGGGGTGGCCCAGTCCGAGCTGACCCGCTACAGCACCAGCGTCACCGGCCTCGCCGCGTCCGTGCCGTTCCTCGTCATCGCCCTGGTCCTGGTGGTCCGCGGCCATGCGCTGCCGCTGCGCGGCACCTTCCTGGAACGGCTCCCCGCGATCGGCACCGGCCGGGTCAGGCCGGTCCCGCTGGCCGTCGTGGTGGCGGTCGCACTGCTCCTGGTCAGCCAGTCCTCGCCGGTGTGGGCCGACTCGATCACCACCACCATGGTGCAGGCGCTGATCATCCTGTCGGTCGTCGTGGTCACCGGCTACGCGGGGCAGGTCTCCCTGGCGGCGTACGCCCTCGCCGGGACCGGTGCCTTCATTGCCGGCCACGCGGCGGCCGACTGGGGGCTTCCGTTCGAACTCGCCCTGGCGGCAGGGATCGTGGGCACAGTACCGATCGGGCTGCTGTTCGCGCTGCCCGCGATCCGCACCCGCGGTGTCAACCTTGCGATCATCACCCTCGGCCTGGGCACCACGCTCGAGGTCATGGTCTTCCAGAACACCGGCCTCGCCACCAGTTCGGGCAGCGACGGCATCGTGGTGGGCAAGCAGTCGCTGTTCGGCGTCGACATCTCCGGGGTCGACCACCCGCAGCTGTACGCGGCACTGGTACTCCTCCTGTTCGTCGTCGCCGTCCTGGTCGTCGCCAACATCCGGCGCAGCCGGACCGGGCGCCGCCTGATCGCGGTCCGGGCCAACGAGCGGGCCGCGGCCGCCCTCGGCATCAGCATCCGCTCCGCGAAGCTCTACGCCTTCGGCCTGTCCGCGGCGCTCGCCGCGCTCGCCGGCGTGCTCAGCGGCTTCCGCTCGACCTCGGTGGTCCTGGCCGACTTCGCCAGTTTCAACTCCATCACCGTGCTCGGGCTCGCCGTCATCGGCGGCGCGGGCTTCCTGGTCGGTCCGCTGTTCGGCGCCACGTTCGCGGCGGGCACGGTCGGCGCCCGGTTCGGGGACCTGCTCGTCCCCGGACTGAGTGCGTGGATGCCGCTGATCGGCGGGATCGTCCTGCTGCTGACCCTGCTGGGCAACCAGGACGGCATCGGACGGGAGGTCAGCACGCGGGCGGCCGCCCTGGCCGGCAGGCTGGCCCCGCTGATCATGAGAGAGAGGGGCCGGTCAGCGAAGCCGACCGCGGTGCCCGCCGCGTCGCCCGTTGCACCGGATGCGGGCCGCGCGACTCCGCTGCTGCTCCGGGTGGCCGGGCTGACCGTCCGCTACGGCGGCGTCGTGGCCGTCGACGGGCTGTCCTTCGACATCGAGCCGGGCCGGATCGTGGGCCTGATCGGGCCCAACGGTGCGGGCAAGACCTCGGCCATCGACGCCGTCACCGGTTTCACCCGCGCGGCGTCCGGCAGCGTCCACCTCGGCGGCCGGGACGTGACCCGGTCGCCGGTGCACCGGCGGGCCGGAGCCGGGCTGAGCCGGTCCTTCCAGTCGCTAGAACTTTTCGAGGACATGACCGTCCGGGACAACCTGTACGCCGCCTGCGACCGGCCGGGACGGCTGACGTTCCTGACGGACCTGGTACGGCCCGGCAGCCGCCCGCTGCCGGCCCAGGTGCTCGCGGCGGTGCGCGAGTTCGGCCTGGACGCGGCGCTGGACCGGTCGGTGGGCGACCTCTCCTACGGGGAGCGGCGGCTGCTGGCCATCGCCCGCGCCGTGGCGACCTCGCCGTCGGTCCTGCTGCTGGACGAGCCCGCCGCGGGGCTGTCGGACGACGAGACGCGCGAGCTGGCCCACCTGGTCCGGCAGCTCGCCGACGAGCGCGGCATCGGCGTGCTCCTGGTGGAGCACGACGTGGACATGGTCATGAACGTCTGCGACCGGGTCGTGGTGCTCGACTTCGGCCGCCCGATCAGTTCCGGCACCCCCGAGGAGGTGCGCCGGGACCCGGCGGTGCGGGCCGCCTACCTGGGGGACTTCTCCCCGGCCGAAGCCCCCGACCAGGTCACAGCCCCAGTGAGCGGCCGACGATCTCCTGCATGA
- a CDS encoding CoA transferase, whose translation MRPLEGYRVVELGIWVAAPAAAAIMADWGADVVKVEAPAGDPNRYTLQHVGQEVDSAPPFETDNRGKRGIVLDLRTEEGLKALGRLLERADVFVTNLRPGALERLGLDPDTLRARHPRLVVGTLTGYGWTGAERDRAGYDVSAFWARPGIAAMLNPMGEPPPGIRPGMGDRAAAANLVAGVLAALLRRERTGEGTVVDVSLLRSGTYAIGNDLALQNFFGKRGRTRPRTEHESPLYNSYRAGDGRWFWLVGLEGSRHWPGVLRALGREDLGEDERFATAKARRGHVRELIAIFDEEFAGRSLEEWAVRFDAEGVWWAPVQTLAEASADPQAEAVGAFVEQPGMGEGPPLRTVATPVGFWGVDDKPRSGAPVLGEHTGEVLRELAGGDD comes from the coding sequence GTGCGGCCGTTGGAGGGCTATCGCGTCGTCGAGCTGGGCATCTGGGTGGCGGCGCCGGCCGCCGCCGCGATCATGGCCGACTGGGGTGCCGACGTGGTCAAGGTGGAGGCGCCCGCCGGCGACCCGAACCGGTACACACTCCAGCACGTCGGCCAGGAGGTCGACAGCGCGCCACCCTTCGAGACCGACAACCGCGGCAAGCGCGGCATCGTCCTCGATCTGCGGACGGAGGAGGGACTGAAGGCGCTGGGCCGGCTGCTGGAGCGCGCCGACGTGTTCGTCACCAACCTCCGCCCCGGCGCCCTGGAGCGTCTCGGCCTGGATCCCGACACCCTGCGCGCCCGGCATCCGCGCCTGGTCGTGGGCACCCTGACCGGGTACGGCTGGACCGGCGCGGAGCGGGACCGGGCGGGCTACGACGTCTCGGCGTTCTGGGCCCGCCCCGGTATCGCCGCCATGCTGAACCCGATGGGCGAACCGCCGCCCGGCATCCGCCCGGGCATGGGCGACCGCGCCGCCGCGGCCAACCTGGTGGCGGGAGTGCTGGCCGCGCTGCTGCGGCGCGAGCGGACCGGGGAGGGCACGGTGGTGGACGTCTCGCTGCTGCGGTCCGGGACCTATGCGATCGGCAACGACCTGGCCCTGCAGAACTTCTTCGGCAAGCGCGGACGCACCCGGCCGCGCACCGAACACGAGTCGCCGCTGTACAACTCCTACCGGGCGGGTGACGGCCGCTGGTTCTGGCTGGTCGGACTGGAGGGCAGCCGGCACTGGCCGGGCGTGCTCCGGGCGCTCGGCCGCGAGGACCTGGGCGAGGACGAGCGCTTCGCCACCGCGAAGGCCCGGCGCGGCCACGTCCGCGAGCTGATCGCGATCTTCGACGAGGAGTTCGCCGGACGGTCCCTGGAGGAGTGGGCCGTCCGCTTCGACGCCGAGGGCGTGTGGTGGGCGCCGGTGCAGACGCTCGCGGAGGCCTCCGCCGACCCGCAGGCCGAGGCGGTGGGAGCGTTCGTCGAGCAGCCCGGCATGGGGGAGGGGCCGCCGCTGCGGACCGTGGCCACCCCGGTCGGCTTCTGGGGCGTGGACGACAAGCCCCGCAGCGGCGCACCGGTGCTCGGCGAGCACACCGGCGAGGTATTGCGCGAACTCGCGGGGGGCGACGACTGA
- a CDS encoding enoyl-CoA hydratase/isomerase family protein: MAEVLRVELRDRLAVLTLDRPEVLNAIGTGTADRLQAVLEELREDDRVRALVLAGAGRAFSAGADLGEIEAFTAPYQFRAFVGRMTEVYGLLQAYPKPSVAAVHGFAFGGGLELALACDLRVAERGARLGLPEMKLGVLPGAGGTQRLPRLVPPGIAKQMILTGEPVDAERAYALGLVNELTDTGGALAAAEALAARLAAGAPLALAAGKRLVDQGLLMDLDAAIAYERETVAVLFSSEDRAEGLKAFRDRRPGEFRGA; encoded by the coding sequence ATGGCAGAGGTGCTGCGGGTCGAACTGCGCGACCGGCTGGCTGTCCTCACCCTGGACCGCCCCGAGGTGCTCAACGCGATCGGGACCGGGACCGCCGACCGGCTCCAGGCCGTGCTTGAGGAACTGCGCGAGGACGACCGGGTGCGGGCCCTGGTACTGGCCGGAGCGGGACGGGCGTTCTCGGCCGGCGCCGACCTGGGCGAGATCGAGGCCTTCACGGCCCCCTACCAGTTCCGCGCCTTCGTGGGCCGGATGACCGAGGTGTACGGGCTGCTGCAGGCCTACCCCAAGCCGTCGGTGGCGGCCGTGCACGGCTTCGCCTTCGGTGGAGGCCTGGAGCTCGCGCTCGCCTGCGATCTGCGGGTGGCCGAGCGCGGAGCCCGGTTGGGGCTGCCGGAGATGAAGCTCGGCGTCCTGCCGGGTGCCGGCGGTACCCAGCGGCTGCCGCGGCTGGTCCCGCCCGGCATCGCCAAGCAGATGATCCTGACCGGGGAGCCCGTCGACGCCGAACGCGCCTACGCGCTGGGGCTGGTCAACGAGCTCACGGACACCGGTGGCGCGCTGGCCGCCGCCGAGGCGCTGGCCGCACGGCTCGCGGCCGGCGCCCCGCTGGCGCTCGCCGCCGGCAAGCGCCTGGTCGACCAGGGGCTGCTGATGGACCTGGACGCCGCGATCGCGTACGAGCGTGAGACCGTCGCGGTGCTGTTCTCCTCCGAGGACCGGGCGGAAGGGCTGAAGGCGTTCCGCGACCGGCGCCCCGGTGAGTTCCGCGGCGCCTGA
- a CDS encoding ABC transporter substrate-binding protein — MTCLAVTGALLGAGCASKASTSTAASSLTGTPVKVMVWDPENTQGSSQPGVRYTAQAYADWINKNGGIKGGPLQLVTCNEKNDPDEAEKCAQEAVSDHVIAVVGSYSLAGDRYMPILQKAGIPYLGGTGVSAAEFSNPLSFPVNGGTPVVFAAHGRQLVESGCKTVAGVRYDLAAAAIVGQFLTLGVTSAGGPPPLDVKIPVSATDLAPQVAAAAKGNACVSVILGTASQLFVQAYVQSGAKNKLGSVVGNLTPQIAASTGGSSSPLEGAAITGYYPPVSDPAWKDFVAAAKGNKNIDTSSGAEETTWVAFKVFTAAAEKLPQITSTALVQELNTTTGLDTGGLTPPLDWQPSSALAIPGLTRIHNTTATELTIRDGQVDWAKPGSTFVDVRKVLTAKPAG; from the coding sequence TTGACCTGTCTCGCAGTGACCGGGGCCCTGCTCGGCGCGGGTTGCGCCAGCAAGGCCTCCACCAGCACCGCGGCGTCCTCGCTGACCGGCACGCCGGTCAAGGTGATGGTCTGGGATCCGGAGAACACCCAGGGCAGCAGCCAGCCCGGAGTCCGGTACACGGCCCAGGCGTACGCGGACTGGATCAACAAGAACGGCGGGATCAAGGGAGGCCCGCTGCAACTGGTCACCTGCAACGAGAAGAACGACCCCGACGAGGCGGAGAAGTGCGCCCAGGAGGCGGTCAGCGACCACGTGATCGCGGTGGTCGGCTCGTACAGCCTGGCCGGCGACCGGTACATGCCGATCCTGCAGAAGGCCGGCATCCCCTACCTCGGCGGGACCGGCGTCTCCGCGGCCGAGTTCTCCAACCCGCTGTCCTTCCCGGTCAACGGCGGAACCCCGGTCGTCTTCGCCGCGCACGGCCGCCAACTGGTGGAGTCGGGCTGCAAGACCGTCGCGGGCGTGCGCTACGACCTCGCCGCCGCCGCCATCGTCGGGCAGTTCCTCACGCTCGGCGTCACCTCCGCCGGAGGACCGCCGCCCCTGGACGTGAAGATCCCGGTCAGCGCCACCGACCTGGCCCCCCAGGTCGCCGCGGCGGCCAAGGGGAACGCCTGCGTGAGCGTCATCCTGGGCACCGCCTCGCAGCTGTTCGTCCAGGCGTACGTCCAGTCCGGCGCCAAGAACAAGCTCGGCAGCGTCGTCGGCAACCTCACCCCGCAGATCGCCGCCAGTACCGGCGGCAGCAGCAGCCCGCTGGAGGGCGCCGCCATCACCGGCTACTACCCGCCGGTCTCCGACCCCGCCTGGAAGGACTTCGTCGCGGCCGCCAAGGGCAACAAGAACATCGACACCAGCAGCGGCGCCGAGGAGACCACCTGGGTGGCGTTCAAGGTCTTCACCGCGGCCGCCGAGAAGCTGCCGCAGATCACCTCCACCGCCCTGGTCCAGGAGCTCAACACCACGACCGGCCTGGACACCGGCGGCCTGACCCCGCCGCTCGACTGGCAGCCGTCGAGCGCGCTGGCCATTCCCGGCCTGACCCGCATCCACAACACCACCGCCACCGAACTGACCATCCGTGACGGCCAGGTCGACTGGGCCAAGCCGGGCTCGACCTTCGTCGACGTCCGGAAGGTGCTGACCGCCAAGCCGGCCGGCTGA